The following proteins are encoded in a genomic region of Pungitius pungitius chromosome 17, fPunPun2.1, whole genome shotgun sequence:
- the dclk3 gene encoding serine/threonine-protein kinase DCLK1 isoform X1, with protein sequence MTSSQRTRYGGEAARDTKWRMAAPPVPLLKRAGGAPQPRPVYPHPMGLLQRSHFAPPPPPPPQLPLFHTRHAEESAERPHLVTIIRSCGQSTLRKVTVLLNRRGVVSFKQLLLDISEALGFPRWHRARVTRLYTTHAREVKGVCDFFRGEVAFLALGKVRPELSDVQEALEELFPEQSHYRADALQAWEKRLRPAPDKAAKADSGYSEGTESDKTHADQETHRATNTNGKNHADGRTGTQPPHYVRTHQSEHNNSDVPKCHKKNSYRKPAHLPNHLQRLRVRGGARERHDSIVGPLNNEPSLREADVASPILCEDCLARRFKRQVPEWVNPLPGRAPLPPVSRKQKGSSYTEPQVQQYNACVSPPLPRPISRHKEKCVAQFISNPLPNVDEAHKDISQRTTFDLPSNGRDVTLAEIEHFYEIGPVVGDGNFAVVRKCRRRDSGQTLAVKIVERSKLIGREHMMQNELSLLGSLCHPRIVRLFAHHHTHTHSYLVMELVSGGDLFEAISERGKFPEAESGLMVSDVSEALNYMHCKSIVHRDLKPENLLIEHVSPGISRLKLGDFGLAMVVTEPVFTICGTPTYVAPEILHETGYGVAVDVWALGIILYILLCGFPPFRSQDRDQEELFELIKQGQLHFLSPYWDAVSEDATGLVRALLQPDPAVRLTAEQTLTHPWVKAAASICRQRVPTENTRRDTAGTGAEPDQPELVQRPAQTNLAKRVPEGTPGGTSSEGEVTQRDDERRPETNTGRRRDEDCPPWQNSVETSAVDTKSPQVKVNTASEAEPGQQKSECTSTDSGSPSREPRRPEMKEPGAQGLASWDHSQPECQTRSARSPQSPK encoded by the exons ATGACTTCCTCACAGAGAACTCGATATGGAGGCGAAGCGGCGCGCGACACTAAATGGAGAATGGCAG ctcctccagtccCGTTGTTAAAGCGTGCCGGCGGGGCACCTCAGCCCCGGCCCGTTTACCCCCACCCTATGGGACTGCTCCAGAGATCCCActtcgctcctcctcctcctcctcctcctcagctccctCTCTTCCATACCCGCCATGCAGAAGAGAGTGCAGAGAGGCCACATCTGGTCACCATCATCCGCTCTTGTGGTCAAAGTACACTACGCAAG GTGACGGTCCTGTTGAACCGCAGAGGTGTGGTGTCCTTCAAGCAACTGCTACTGGATATCTCTGAGGCGCTGGGGTTTCCCCGCTGGCACAGAGCCAGAGTCACGCGCTTGTACACGACCCACGCACGAGAG GTTAAAGGCGTGTGTGATTTCTTTCGCGGCGAGGTGGCCTTCCTGGCCCTTGGGAAGGTTCGCCCGGAGCTGAGCGACGTGCAGGAGGCTCTGGAGGAGCTGTTTCCAGAACAGTCTCATTACCGGGCCGACGCACTGCAGGCCTGGGAGAAAAGACTCCGTCCGGCGCCAGATAAAGCAGCTAAGGCTGACAGTGGGTACAGTGAGGGGACAGAGAGCGACAAGACACACGCGGACCAAGAGACTCACCGGGccacaaatacaaatggcaaAAATCACGCGGATGGTCGCACGGGTACTCAGCCGCCTCACTATGTACGCACACACCAGTCTGAACATAACAACTCGGATGTACCGAAGTGTCACAAAAAGAATTCCTACAGAAAACCTGCTCACCTGCCCAACCACCTGCAGAGACTGCGTGTGAGGGGCGGGGCCAGAGAGCGCCATGATTCTATCGTTGGTCCATTAAATAATGAGCCAAGTCTTAGGGAAGCAGACGTAGCCTCTCCTATACTGTGTGAAGACTGCTTAGCAAGAAGATTTAAACGTCAGGTGCCGGAGTGGGTCAATCCACTGCCAGGGAGGGCCCCACTTCCTCCTGTGTCTAGGAAGCAAAAAGGAAGTTCATATACAGAACCACAAGTACAACAATATAACGCCTGCGTCAGCCCGCCCCTTCCTCGGCCAATCAGTAGACACAAGGAGAAGTGTGTGGCCCAATTTATTTCAAATCCACTTCCAAACGTGGATGAAGCACACAAGGACATCAGTCAGAggacgacctttgaccttccttCAAATGGAAGAGATGTCACCCTGGCGGAAATCGAGCATTTCTATGAGATAGGACCCGTGGTTGGAGACGGCAACTTTGCGGTAGTGCGAAAGTGTCGCCGTCGCGACAGCGGACAAACCCTCGCCGTAAAGATTGTCGAACGCTCCAAGCTGATTGGTCGGGAGCACATGATGCAGAACGAGCTGAGCCTTCTGGGTAGCCTCTGTCACCCACGCATAGTGCGGTTGTTTGcgcaccaccacacacacactcactcctaCCTGGTGATGGAACTGGTGAGCGGGGGGGATCTGTTTGAGGCCATCAGTGAGAGAGGGAAGTTTCCAGAGGCGGAGTCGGGACTGATGGTGTCAGATGTGAGCGAAGCCCTGAACTACATGCACTGCAAAAGCATCGTCCACCGAGACCTCAAACCAGAAAACCTGCTG ATAGAACACGTGTCCCCCGGCATCAGTAGGCTGAAGCTGGGTGACTTTGGTCTTGCCATGGTTGTGACTGAACCAGTTTTCACCATATGTGGCACACCCACGTATGTAGCCCCGGAGATTCTACATGAGACAG GTTACGGTGTTGCGGTGGATGTTTGGGCTTTGGGTATTATTCTCTATATCCTGCTGTGTGGATTCCCACCATTTCGCAGTCAGGATCGGGACCAGGAGGAGTTGTTCGAGCTAATAAAACAGGGTCAACTCCACTTCTTGTCCCCTTACTGGGACGCCGTCTCAGAAG acGCCACTGGCCTTGTCAGAGCTCTGCTTCAGCCAGATCCCGCAGTGAGGCTGACTGCAGAGCAAACCTTGACGCATCCCTGGGTGAAGGCTGCGGCTTCAATTTGCAGACAGAGGGTGCCTACAGAAAACACTCGGAGGGACACAGCAGGCACTGGAGCAGAACCAGACCAGCCCGAACTAGTCCAGAGACCTGCTCAGACCAATTTGGCCAAAAGAGTCCCAGAAGGAACACCAGGAGGAACCAGCAGCGAGGGAGAGGTCACACAGAGAGACGATGAGAGACGACCTGAGACAAACACCGGAAGAAGACGAGATGAAGACTGTCCTCCATGGCAAAATTCAGTAGAGACAAGCGCAGTGGACACCAAATCTCCACAGGTCAAAGTGAACACCGCTTCAGAGGCCGAACCGGGTCAACAGAAATCAGAGTGCACCTCAACAGACAGTGGCTCACCCAGCAGGGAACCTAGAAGGCCAGAAATGAAAGAACCCGGGGCCCAGGGACTCGCCTCCTGGGATCACAGCCAGCCTGAGTGTCAAACGCGATCAGCCCGGAGCCCCCAAAGCCCAAAGTGA
- the zftraf1 gene encoding zinc finger TRAF-type-containing protein 1, producing MSSLEERDVGVVAAPGSSSAGMGTGAVGAAVEAIAGVAAMQEEVGIRREGPEPDPDEPPPKKRARVPEGESGKLEERLYSVLCCTVCLDLPKASVYQCTNGHLMCAGCFIHLLADSRLKEEQATCPNCRCEISKNLCCRNLAVEKAVSELPTECTFCLKQFPRSSLERHQKEECQDRVTQCKYKRIGCPWQGPFHELPAHESECSHPTKTGTELMGILGEMDQNHRRDMQLYNSIFSLLCYEKIGFTEVQFRPYRTDDFITRLYYETPRFTVLNQTWVLKARVNDSERNPNLSCKRTLSFQLILKSKVNSALECSFLLLKGPYDDVRIKPVIHHHSFCNDANETDYVPLPISDSVECNKLLAAKNINLRLFIFQVQK from the exons ATGTCTTCACTGGAAGAGCGAGACGTGGGCGTTGTGGCCGCCCCTGGCTCCTCCTCGGCCGGCATGGGGACCGGGGCCGTGGGGGCAGCGGTGGAGGCTATCGCCGGGGTCGCAGCCATGCAGGAGGAGGTCGGGATCCGGCGAGAAGGGCCCGAGCCGGACCCAGACGAGCCACCACCCAAGAAGAGGGCGAGGGTGCCCGAGGGAGAGTCAGGAAAGCTGGAGGAGAGACTGTACTCAGTGCTGTGCTGCACCGTGTGCCTAGACTTACCCAAGGCGTCAGTATACCAG TGTACAAATGGACACCTGATGTGTGCTGGCTGTTTCATCCATCTCCTGGCGGATTCTCGTCTCAAGGAGGAACAGGCCACGTGTCCCAACTGCAG GTGTGAGATCAGCAAGAACCTCTGCTGCAGGAACCTGGCAGTGGAGAAAGCTGTCAGTGAGCTGCCGACAGAATGCACCTTCTGCCTAAAACAGTTTCCCCGCTCCAGCTTAGAGAGACACCAGAAAGAGGAGTGCCAAGACAG GGTGACACAGTGTAAGTACAAGAGAATTGGCTGCCCATGGCAAGGTCCGTTCCACGAGCTGCCAGCACATGAGAGTGAGTGCTCCCATCCCACTAAGACTGGTACAGAGCTGATGGGAATACTGGGAGAGATGGACCAGAACCACCGCAGAGACATGCAGCTCTATAACAGCATCTTCAGCCTGCTCTGCTACGAAAAGATCGGGTTTACAG AGGTGCAGTTCAGGCCGTACCGCACCGATGACTTCATCACCCGCCTGTACTACGAAACCCCGCGCTTCACCGTCCTCAACCAGACGTGGGTGCTGAAGGCCCGTGTTAACGACTCGGAGCGCAACCCCAACCTGTCCTGCAAGCGCACGCTCTCCTTCCAGCTCATCCTTAAAAGCAAG gtgaacTCGGCCCTGGAgtgctccttcctgctgctgaaggGGCCGTACGACGACGTGCGGATCAAGCCAGTCATCCACCACCACTCCTTCTGCAACGACGCCAACGAGACCGACTACGTCCCTCTGCCCATCTCCGATTCGGTGGAGTGCAACAAACTGCTGGCCGCCAAAAACATCAACCTGCGCCTGTTCATCTTCCAAGTCCAAAAATGA
- the dclk3 gene encoding serine/threonine-protein kinase DCLK3 isoform X2: protein MTSSQRTRYGGEAARDTKWRMAAPPVPLLKRAGGAPQPRPVYPHPMGLLQRSHFAPPPPPPPQLPLFHTRHAEESAERPHLVTIIRSCGQSTLRKVTVLLNRRGVVSFKQLLLDISEALGFPRWHRARVTRLYTTHAREVKGVCDFFRGEVAFLALGKVRPELSDVQEALEELFPEQSHYRADALQAWEKRLRPAPDKAAKADSGYSEGTESDKTHADQETHRATNTNGKNHADGRTGTQPPHYVRTHQSEHNNSDVPKCHKKNSYRKPAHLPNHLQRLRVRGGARERHDSIVGPLNNEPSLREADVASPILCEDCLARRFKRQVPEWVNPLPGRAPLPPVSRKQKGSSYTEPQVQQYNACVSPPLPRPISRHKEKCVAQFISNPLPNVDEAHKDISQRTTFDLPSNGRDVTLAEIEHFYEIGPVVGDGNFAVVRKCRRRDSGQTLAVKIVERSKLIGREHMMQNELSLLGSLCHPRIVRLFAHHHTHTHSYLVMELVSGGDLFEAISERGKFPEAESGLMVSDVSEALNYMHCKSIVHRDLKPENLLIEHVSPGISRLKLGDFGLAMVVTEPVFTICGTPTYVAPEILHETGYGVAVDVWALGIILYILLCGFPPFRSQDRDQEELFELIKQGQLHFLSPYWDAVSEGEKRHWPCQSSASARSRSEADCRANLDASLGEGCGFNLQTEGAYRKHSEGHSRHWSRTRPARTSPETCSDQFGQKSPRRNTRRNQQRGRGHTERR, encoded by the exons ATGACTTCCTCACAGAGAACTCGATATGGAGGCGAAGCGGCGCGCGACACTAAATGGAGAATGGCAG ctcctccagtccCGTTGTTAAAGCGTGCCGGCGGGGCACCTCAGCCCCGGCCCGTTTACCCCCACCCTATGGGACTGCTCCAGAGATCCCActtcgctcctcctcctcctcctcctcctcagctccctCTCTTCCATACCCGCCATGCAGAAGAGAGTGCAGAGAGGCCACATCTGGTCACCATCATCCGCTCTTGTGGTCAAAGTACACTACGCAAG GTGACGGTCCTGTTGAACCGCAGAGGTGTGGTGTCCTTCAAGCAACTGCTACTGGATATCTCTGAGGCGCTGGGGTTTCCCCGCTGGCACAGAGCCAGAGTCACGCGCTTGTACACGACCCACGCACGAGAG GTTAAAGGCGTGTGTGATTTCTTTCGCGGCGAGGTGGCCTTCCTGGCCCTTGGGAAGGTTCGCCCGGAGCTGAGCGACGTGCAGGAGGCTCTGGAGGAGCTGTTTCCAGAACAGTCTCATTACCGGGCCGACGCACTGCAGGCCTGGGAGAAAAGACTCCGTCCGGCGCCAGATAAAGCAGCTAAGGCTGACAGTGGGTACAGTGAGGGGACAGAGAGCGACAAGACACACGCGGACCAAGAGACTCACCGGGccacaaatacaaatggcaaAAATCACGCGGATGGTCGCACGGGTACTCAGCCGCCTCACTATGTACGCACACACCAGTCTGAACATAACAACTCGGATGTACCGAAGTGTCACAAAAAGAATTCCTACAGAAAACCTGCTCACCTGCCCAACCACCTGCAGAGACTGCGTGTGAGGGGCGGGGCCAGAGAGCGCCATGATTCTATCGTTGGTCCATTAAATAATGAGCCAAGTCTTAGGGAAGCAGACGTAGCCTCTCCTATACTGTGTGAAGACTGCTTAGCAAGAAGATTTAAACGTCAGGTGCCGGAGTGGGTCAATCCACTGCCAGGGAGGGCCCCACTTCCTCCTGTGTCTAGGAAGCAAAAAGGAAGTTCATATACAGAACCACAAGTACAACAATATAACGCCTGCGTCAGCCCGCCCCTTCCTCGGCCAATCAGTAGACACAAGGAGAAGTGTGTGGCCCAATTTATTTCAAATCCACTTCCAAACGTGGATGAAGCACACAAGGACATCAGTCAGAggacgacctttgaccttccttCAAATGGAAGAGATGTCACCCTGGCGGAAATCGAGCATTTCTATGAGATAGGACCCGTGGTTGGAGACGGCAACTTTGCGGTAGTGCGAAAGTGTCGCCGTCGCGACAGCGGACAAACCCTCGCCGTAAAGATTGTCGAACGCTCCAAGCTGATTGGTCGGGAGCACATGATGCAGAACGAGCTGAGCCTTCTGGGTAGCCTCTGTCACCCACGCATAGTGCGGTTGTTTGcgcaccaccacacacacactcactcctaCCTGGTGATGGAACTGGTGAGCGGGGGGGATCTGTTTGAGGCCATCAGTGAGAGAGGGAAGTTTCCAGAGGCGGAGTCGGGACTGATGGTGTCAGATGTGAGCGAAGCCCTGAACTACATGCACTGCAAAAGCATCGTCCACCGAGACCTCAAACCAGAAAACCTGCTG ATAGAACACGTGTCCCCCGGCATCAGTAGGCTGAAGCTGGGTGACTTTGGTCTTGCCATGGTTGTGACTGAACCAGTTTTCACCATATGTGGCACACCCACGTATGTAGCCCCGGAGATTCTACATGAGACAG GTTACGGTGTTGCGGTGGATGTTTGGGCTTTGGGTATTATTCTCTATATCCTGCTGTGTGGATTCCCACCATTTCGCAGTCAGGATCGGGACCAGGAGGAGTTGTTCGAGCTAATAAAACAGGGTCAACTCCACTTCTTGTCCCCTTACTGGGACGCCGTCTCAGAAGGTGAAAA acGCCACTGGCCTTGTCAGAGCTCTGCTTCAGCCAGATCCCGCAGTGAGGCTGACTGCAGAGCAAACCTTGACGCATCCCTGGGTGAAGGCTGCGGCTTCAATTTGCAGACAGAGGGTGCCTACAGAAAACACTCGGAGGGACACAGCAGGCACTGGAGCAGAACCAGACCAGCCCGAACTAGTCCAGAGACCTGCTCAGACCAATTTGGCCAAAAGAGTCCCAGAAGGAACACCAGGAGGAACCAGCAGCGAGGGAGAGGTCACACAGAGAGACGATGA